The nucleotide window CCGTCGTGACCGCGGGCCTGACGCGCTGGCTTCGCGAGCGAGGCGTCGACGCGCGGGCGATCAAACCTGCACAGACTGGCTTTCCGCCGGACGACGACGCTGGTTTCGTCACCGAGGCGTGTGGCGACCCCGACGCCGCGACCTGTTGTCGATACCTCGAGCCGCCGCTCGCGCCGCGCGTGGCCGCCGCTCGAACGGGCGCGGAACTAACGTACGACTCGATTTTGACAGCCTGTCGGGACGCAGTTGCCGACGTCGACCGCCCGATCGTCGAAGGCATTGGCGGGCTCCGCGTGCCACTCGCTGGCGACCACGAGGTGATCGACCTCGTCGACGACCTCGAGGCGACGGCGCTCGTTGTCACCCGATCCGGACTCGGCACGCTCAACCACACCGCGCTCTCGGTCGAGGCCCTCGAGCGCCGCGGGATCGACGTTGCCGGAATCGTCTGCAACGAGTACGAAGGCGCGACAGTCGCCGAACGAACTAACCCTCCCGAACTCGAGCGAATGACCGGCCACGACGTCGAGACCGTCCCACCGCTCGAGGGCGAGACGCCACAGGCGCTGGCCGACGGCGTCGCTGACGGGCTTTCAACGGCGTTTTTAAAACAGATCGGACTGGACGACTGATGTGACCTAGTCGGCCGACGGCATCGGCCGTTCCTTGCTGGCTACCCCTGGCCCGCCGTCGATCGAACTGTCGAGTCCAGTCTCGTACAGGTCGATGAACTCGGTGACGATTTCGGACTTTCTGTGCTCGACCTCGAGGTGCACGTGGAGGGACGTCCGTTCGTCGTACGTTGCCGTACAGAGGGGGCAGCAATGTCGATCGTTCATTCGTTACTCACCGTCACGTGTTAACATGGGTCTGCAACGTAATAGTGTTGGTTGTAATTGTCGCCGACAGATCCCCACAGGTGCTACACCGGCACTACAGCGTGCTACATGAAATCGCTCAGTCCGGCCTGTCCGTCGTCGGTGTCGTCGGCCGCAGATTCCGAAGCGGT belongs to Natronorubrum aibiense and includes:
- the bioD gene encoding dethiobiotin synthase, translating into MSDPIAVVGTDTGVGKTVVTAGLTRWLRERGVDARAIKPAQTGFPPDDDAGFVTEACGDPDAATCCRYLEPPLAPRVAAARTGAELTYDSILTACRDAVADVDRPIVEGIGGLRVPLAGDHEVIDLVDDLEATALVVTRSGLGTLNHTALSVEALERRGIDVAGIVCNEYEGATVAERTNPPELERMTGHDVETVPPLEGETPQALADGVADGLSTAFLKQIGLDD